The nucleotide window ACTTTGGGAAGCGATGCGCGCTCGCCACACCTTCGCGACGTCAGGCGAGCGGATCCTGGTCGACCTGCGGATCGGCGGCGCTTCCCAGGGATCGGTCTGCGAGCTGTCGACTGGCCCCGTGACGCTCGACGTCGAGGTCCACGGCAGCGGCGAACTCGAGACGATCGAGATCTTGAAGGGCTGGAAGGGCGGACCGATTCCTCTGGAGCCCGTGCACATTAGACGCTTTCGGAAGCAAGAAGACGTTCGCTCGAGCTGGACCGATCCGGCGCCGCTGGGCGAGGCGTTCTACTACCTGCGAGTGCGGCAGACCGATGGCGCACGCGCCTGGTCGAGCCCTGTCTGGGTGCGACTCGCGGGCGGCGCCCCCGCACCCGTGGCGGCCGCTGTTGCGCCCGGGAAGTGGCAGCGGGTGGCCGGTCCCGGCGGCTGGTCGGCGAGCACCCTCGAGTTGCCCTCACCCGAGCCTCTGGTGTTGACGGCGACGGCCGAGGGCTTCGAGGCAGGCACGAACTGCCACCGCGTCTTGCCGCCGTCGGAGACGCTGCACCTTCTGTACAACCGGATCGTGAGTCTGCCGCTGGCCCTCGAGCCGGAAGGACATTATCGCCTGCGTTACCGGCTTGCCGCCGGGCAACCGGCCGCCGTCATCTCGGTGATGCTGGACCGCGGCCTGAAGAACCCGGGCTATTTCTCGGCGATGCGGCTGCCCGGAGCGGGCGCCGCCGTGACCGAAGAGAAGGAGTTCCGCGTGGCTTCGAATGCCGGCGGCGTGCGACTGGTCTTCTTTCTTCCCGCGGGCGACAATCACTACGAGGCCGATGATTTCGAGCTCTGGGCAGAGGCGATACCGGGGCGGCGATGACGGCTACACCGATGTCTGATGCTGAGATCTCACCTCCCGGCACCGTGGCCGTTGTGCTCGCCGGCGGTCTTGGAACACGGCTGGCAAACACGCTCCCGGGAATTGCGAAACCGATGGCGCCTGTGTGCGGCAGGCCATTCATCGAGTGGGTCGTCCGCTTCCTGGCGGCCTCCGGGCTGAAGCAAGTCCGGATCGCCACCGGCTTCCTGGGGCAAACCATCGAGGAACACTTCGGCCGGGTGCCGATCGAGGGCGTGGACGTGCGGTGCGTGCGCGAGACGTCTCAGCTCGGCACGGGCGGAGCTCTTCTGAATGCCGGGCAGACCTGCGGCGGCAAGCCGGCCACGTGGCTCGTCTGCAACGGCGATTCCCTGATCCTCGACTCGCTCCGCGGGCTCTTCGCGACGCTCGTTGCCACGCACGCGGAGGCCGCCATCTTCTCCCGGCGAGTGCCCGACGCGTCCGC belongs to Deltaproteobacteria bacterium and includes:
- a CDS encoding NTP transferase domain-containing protein produces the protein MTATPMSDAEISPPGTVAVVLAGGLGTRLANTLPGIAKPMAPVCGRPFIEWVVRFLAASGLKQVRIATGFLGQTIEEHFGRVPIEGVDVRCVRETSQLGTGGALLNAGQTCGGKPATWLVCNGDSLILDSLRGLFATLVATHAEAAIFSRRVPDASAYGSLEVGLDGMLRAFSEKPSDCGAARPPGRASRAGLLTHA